A single window of Culicoides brevitarsis isolate CSIRO-B50_1 chromosome 3, AGI_CSIRO_Cbre_v1, whole genome shotgun sequence DNA harbors:
- the LOC134833374 gene encoding heterogeneous nuclear ribonucleoprotein H2, whose amino-acid sequence MDNVASACNNVIKLRGLPWNVTNQDILDFLKDIEVKGGEEGIHLITSPKDGRPNGEAFVECANEKDFDEAFNFNKKVMGHRYIEIFAAKPDEFEFTMRKQNIVTSDTFVKLRGLPYTCTVSDIERFFEGLELKNGRDSIIIMMDNRGRTSGEAFVQFSSAEETEKALKKNREKIGHRYIEIFRSTGAEVRRVRLNNLMRMERDIPSLFDRGGPRGGSGRNSRNIRDRPYDMPWGMRGRDFDDFGPPAGFGNGGNGGGFGNGGGNGGFADDFPRGAGGFGGNGGGGRGGPFSDEVFQVHLRGMPFTCMEKDVYEFFYPLKPLGCDIIYNNRGRHSGEADAFFGSHDEAMLAMKKDKAKMGSRYIELFYNGKDNKGRNMGGNPRGRF is encoded by the exons ATGGATAACGTCGCAAGTGCTTGCAATAATGTCATAAAGCTACGTGGATTGCCGTGGAACGTCACGAACCAAGATATCCTGGATTTTCTGAAGGATATCGAGGTGAAAGGCGGCGAGGAGGGCATCCATTTGATTACATCACCAAAAGACGGACGTCCGAATGGCGAAGCTTTTGTCGAGTGCGCCAACGAAAAGGACTTTGATGAAGCATTCAACTTCAACAAGAAAGTCATGGGACACCGATACATCGAGa TTTTTGCTGCCAAACCCGACGAATTTGAATTTACAATGCGCAAACAGAACATTGTAACCTCCGATACGTTCGTGAAGCTACGTGGATTGCCATACACCTGTACGGTGTCCGATATCGAGCGCTTTTTCGAAG GGTTGGAGCTAAAAAATGGTCGTGACAGTATTATAATAATGATGGACAACAGGGGGCGAACATCTGGGGAggcttttgttcaatttagcTCAGCAGAAGAAACTGAGAAGgcattgaagaaaaatcggGAAAAAATTGGGCACAG GTACATTGAGATATTCCGGAGTACTGGTGCCGAGGTGAGACGAGTTCGTTTGAACAATCTGATGCGCATGGAACGAGATATTCCGAGTTTATTTGATCGTGGAGGTCCACGAGGCGGTTCAGGACGAAATTCGCGCAATATTAGAG ATCGTCCGTATGACATGCCCTGGGGAATGCGTGGCCGTGACTTTGACGATTTCGGTCCGCCAGCCGGATTTGGTAACGGCGGAAATGGCGGTGGTTTTGGCAATGGTGGCGGAAACGGCGGATTTGCCGATGATTTTCCACGCGGAGCTGGTGGTTTTGGCGGAAATGGCGGCGGAGGACGTGGCGGTCCGTTCTCCGATGAAGTCTTCCAAGTGCATTTGCGTGGCATGCCCTTTACGTGCATGGAAAAGGACGTTTACGAGTTCTTCTATCCCCTCAAGCCGCTCGGATGTGACATCATTTACAACAACAGAGGACGCCATAGTGGCGAAGCGGATGCCTTCTTTGGATCGCATGACGAGGCGATGCTTGCCATGAAGAAGGACAAGGCAAAGATGGGTTCGCGCTACATTGAATTATTCTACAATGGAAAAGACAACAAGGGCAGAAATATGGGGGGAAATCCACGTGGacgtttttaa
- the LOC134835289 gene encoding uncharacterized protein LOC134835289, with protein MKFKSILSLFIFSLALHGTYSEDESNPFLDMASSFLQETLANQNGGSGGIGGIAQVIGSLMQGDSGKAGSGGDNGAAQLLSGLGSLLASATSGNNNNQGGGGGFDPSMIMNVVGMFANMNQGNARNKRSNSDGGAGGMDALMSIASTVMQNLNSGNDDDDDSPRQAKKQDSGDALTNMLPLVMQMLNSFTGPDMEKTENRHKDHASVLPPFLEHIHVMWDQFQQSDLAQALFMKLGLNNVFKGFVNRDGKMDYDRLFNSLENQSFRRRWIKQALMYMADWANFLSNPEVYQRYIATGQIMANGFLKANGYPDSAQLDISRPSETISKVIDHTARKQLNVKISSISYVKPAVNYIRELLKLGKARELLQKFNATELSDKLADTLNLEVIEPVLKVHRAYRFAVEQPECDRYVLCEVNSHDPNEELGLGGFKHGVTRFGSMAAAWFISSETGTPFWTLFATINDPYKCQKKFPIDCTGFHDGEARVTTEYIHNEL; from the exons atgaaattcaAAAGCATATTATCGTTATTTATCTTTTCCTTGGCCTTACACGGCACCTATTCCGAAGATGAGTCAAATCCCTTCCTCGACATGGCCTCATCTTTCTTGCAAGAGACACTTGCGAATCAAAATGGAGGTTCTGGCGGAATTGGAGGCATCGCTCAAGTAATTGGCAGTCTCATGCAAGGTGACTCAGGCAAGGCGGGTTCCGGAGGAGATAATGGAGCGGCGCAACTTCTTTCGGGACTCGGAAGTTTACTGGCGTCTGCCACATctggcaataataataaccaaGGTGGCGGAGGCGGTTTTGATCCCTCGATGATTATGAATGTCGTTGGCATGTTCGCCAACATGAACCAAGGAAATGCTCGCAATAAGCGCAGTAACTCTGATGGCGGTGCTGGTGGCATGGATGCTTTAATGTCGATCGCTAGTACAGTTATGCAAAACTTGAATAGTGGcaacgacgatgacgatgattCGCCGCGTCAAGCGAAAAAGCAAGATTCGGGCGATGCTTTGACGAATATGTTACCACTTGTGATGCAAATGTTAAATTCTTTCACGGGACCAGATATGGAAAAGACAGAAAATCGTCACAAAGATCATGCTTCCGTTTTGCCGCCATTCTTGGAACACATTCACGTCATGTGGGATCAGTTCCAGCAATCGGACTTGGCACAAGctctttttatgaaattgggactcaataatgtttttaag ggTTTCGTAAATCGCGATGGCAAAATGGACTATGACCGTCTCTTTAATTCGCTTGAAAACCAATCATTCCGTCGTCGTTGGATTAAGCAAGCTTTAATGTACATGGCTGACTGGGCAAACTTTTTATCTAATCCCGAAGTCTACCAAAG ataCATCGCTACAGGTCAAATCATGGCAAATGGATTCTTGAAAGCAAATGGATACCCCGATTCTGCTCAACTCGACATTTCTCGTCCCAGTGAGACCATCTCCAAAGTAATTGACCACACGGCCCGCAAGCAGCTCAACGTTAAAATCAGCTCAATTTCTTATGTCAAACCCGCCGTCAACTACATCCGAGAACTCTTGAAGCTCGGCAAGGCACGTGAACTCTTGCAAAAATTCAATGCCACCGAACTCAGTGACAAGCTTGCCGACACGCTCAACTTGGAGGTCATTGAACCCGTGCTCAAGGTACATCGTGCGTACAGATTTGCCGTTGAGCAGCCCGAATGCGATCGGTATGTGTTGTGCGAAGTGAACTCACATGATCCCAATGAGGAACTTGGCTTGGGAGGATTTAAGCATGGAGTGACGCGCTTCGGAAGCATGGCAGCTGCTTGGTTTATCAGCAGTGAAACGGGAACGCCATTCTGGACGTTGTTCGCGACCATCAATGATCCGTACAAGTGTCAG aaaaaattcccAATTGACTGTACTGGCTTCCATGACGGTGAGGCACGAGTCACGACAGAATACATTCACAACGAACTATAA
- the LOC134835290 gene encoding ADP-ribosylation factor-like protein 3 has product MIEVFKKHFYATKVIFLSGNLNQNVPETSSQHPPINFRSNDQFLLIKYVWPKEMYDIDAMVTNTNGDKIVDVVHPKVMALKMALANTRNNISDIPEGKIKIKLPVNVIKETATHMTNMMATGSKVMFLEYKTDRNDYGLLALLRKLRSNPDKELRILLLGLDNAGKTTILKQLAAEEITQVTPTAGFNIKSVVSEGFKLNVWDIGGQSKIRPYWKNYFENTDVLIYVIDSSDRKRLQETGDELTELLQDEKLKGCPLLVFANKQDVSNCLKASEVAECLGLVKLKERTWQIQGCSAVNATGIKDGMDWVCKSIKKK; this is encoded by the exons atGATTGAAGTctttaaaaagcatttttatgctacaaaagtaatatttttgtcaggaa atttgaatcaaaatgtTCCAGAAACTTCATCGCAACATCCTCCGATCAATTTCCGATCAAACGATCAATTTCTCCTCATAAAGTACGTGTGGCCGAAGGAGATGTACGACATCGACGCCATGGTCACAAACACAAATGGCGATAAAATTGTCGATGTCGTACATCCCAAAGTGATGGCTTTGAAAATGGCTTTGGCAAATACACGAAATAATATCAGCGACATCCCAgaaggcaaaataaaaattaaattaccagTTAATGTAATTAAAGAAACTGCGACTCATATGACAAATATGATGGCGACAGGTTCAAAAGTAATGTTTTTGGAGTATAAAACCGATCGTAATGATTAC GGTTTGTTAGCTTTACTGCGAAAATTGCGATCGAATCCGGACAAGGAGCTGCGAATATTGCTACTTGGCTTAGATAATGCCGGCAAAACAACTATTCTGAAGCAGTTGGCAGCGGAAGAAATTACACAAGTGACTCCAACGGCAGGCTTCAACATAAAATCCGTCGTTTCAGAGGGCTTCAAACTCAACGTGTGGGACATTGGGGGCCAAAGTAAAATTCGTCCGTACTGGAAAAACTACTTTGAAAACACAGATGTCCTCATTTACGTCATCGACTCGAGCGATCGGAAGCGTTTGCAGGAAACGGGCGACGAATTGACCGAGTTGCTGCAGGATGAAAAGTTGAAGGGATGTCCATTACTCGTGTTTGCCAACAAACAAGATGTCTCGAATTGCTTAAAGGCCTCCGAGGTGGCCGAGTGTTTGGGTCTGGTGAAGCTCAAGGAACGCACGTGGCAGATTCAGGGCTGCTCGGCTGTCAATGCGACGGGCATCAAAGACGGCATGGACTGGGTTTGTAAGAGCATCAAGAAAAAGTAG